Below is a genomic region from Aurantimonas sp. HBX-1.
CGCAGCTGCGCGCGGATGCGGGCGAGCAGCACGGCGAAGCGGAACGGCTTGGTGACGTAATCGTTGGCCCCGGCTTCCAGACCGAGGATCGTGTCGGAATCGGTGTCCTGGGCGGTGAGGATGATGATCGGCGACTTGAACCCGCTCTTGCGCAGGACCTTGACCGCCTCGCGTCCATCCATGTCGGGCAGGCCGACATCCATGACCACGAGGTCGATCAGGCCGGCGCGGGCGGTGTTGATCGCCTTGGTGGCGTTCGGTTCCTGGAGAACCGTGAACTCCTCGTGCAGCGCCAGCTGCTCGGCCAGCGTCTGCCGGAGATCGTCGTCGTCATCGACAATGAGAATGCTGCGTGCGCTCATGCGGTGTCGTCGTCCGGTCCTGTCTCGGCGATGGAGCCATGGTTGGGCCCGGTCGCCTGTAATAAATCGTGAGTGCAGATAGGCGGACTTCGCCGTTCGTCAGGGGGATCGCCGCCGATGAGAGCAAGAAATCGCACGATCGTGGTGCGGCGGGCACCCGGCGCGCCGCAGCGCGGGATCGTTTCGGCCGGCAATCTGCGGCTGCCCTGCGCGCTCGGCCGGTCCGGCACGACGGTGCGCAAACGCGAGGGAGACGGGGCGACGCCGGTTGCCACGATGGCTCTCATGTCGGCCTGGTTCCGCCCCGGCCGCATGCCGCTGCCGGCGACGCGGCTGGCGGTGCGGCGCACGCGCAGCGGCCGCGACGGGTGGTGCGACGCACCGACGCATGCCGCCTACAACCGCCCGGTGCGACTGCCTTTTCCGGCGAGTGCGGAGAGCATGGCGCGCGACGACCGGCTGTACGATTTCGTCGTGGTGCTCGACTGGAACATGCGGCGGCGGGGGCGGGGTCTCGGCAGCGCGATCTTCCTGCACATCGCGCGGCCCGGATACCCGCCGACGGCCGGCTGCGTCGCGGTTTCGCCGACCGACATGCTGCGGCTGGCGCCGTTGCTCTCGACGCGGACGCGGCTGCGCGTCGAGCGCTAGATCACGATGGCGTCAGGCGCGCGTGATCCCAGCGCCCGGGCGGCCCGGACCGCCGAGCTTCTCCCGCCGTAGCAGCTCGGCGGCCGGCGCGTCGGGGCGACGGGTGCAACCCGCCCGCGCCTGCCGAGTTGCGAAAGAGAGCTCCGACGCCAGTTGGGCCGGTACTGCTTGGACTGACATCGAAAGGGACATTCGCCATGGACCGCAGCGAGATCACCGACAAGCCGACGATCGAGCCCTATGACGAGCCGACGGGGGGCTGGGGTTCGGTCAAGTCCCTGGTCACCCATGCCGCGAGCGAGGGCCTGCTCGCCTCGACGCTGTGGACGACGCTGCAGAAGCAGAACAAGCCGGACGGCTATGCCTGCGTCTCCTGCTCCTGGGCCAAGCCTGCCAATCCTCGCGCCTTCGAATATTGCGAGAACGGCGCCAAGGCGACGATCTGGGAGATCACCCCGAAGCGCTGCGACCGCGAGTTCTTCGCGCGGCATCGGGTCAGCGAGCTGCTGAACTGGACCGACCACGAGCTCGAGAAGCAGGGGCGGCTGACGACGCCGATGCGTTACGATCGCAGCCTCGACCAGTACGTGCCGGTGAAGTGGGAAGACGCCTTCCGCGAGATCGGCGCCGAACTGAACCAGCTCGATCCGGAATCCGTCGTCTTCTACGTCTCCGGCCGCGCCTCGCTCGAGGCATCGCACATGTGGCAGCTGTTCGCCCGCATCTACGGGTCCAACAACCTGCCCGACTCCTCCAACATGTGCCACGAATCGACCTCGGTCGGCCTGCCGGAATCGATCGGCTCGCCGGTCGGCACGGTCACGATCGAGGATTTCGACCAGTGCGACATGATGTTCTTCTTCGGCCACAACACCGGGACGAACGCGCCGCGGCTGCTGCATTGGGTGCATGACGCCCGCAAGCGCGGCGTGCCGGTGATCACCTTCAACCCGCTGCCGGAACGCGGGCTGATGCGCTTCAAGAACCCGCAGTCGCCGATCGAGATGCTGAGCTCCGACGAGGGGGTGAAGATGTCGAGCGACTATTTCCAGCTGAACGGCGGCGGCGACATCGCCGCGATGACCGGCATCGGCAAGGCGCTGCTGGATCTCGACGACGCGGCGAAGACCGCCGGCAAGAAGCGCGTGCTCGACACGGCCTTCATCGAGGAGCACTGCCACGACTTCGAAAGCTTCGAGGCCTTCCTGCGCGCCGCCGACTGGGGCGAGATCGAGCGCTGTTCGGGCCTGACGCGGGACGACCTGGAGCATGTCGCGCGGGTCTACTCCAAGGCCGAGAAGGTCATCGCCAATTACGGCATGGGCCTCACCCAGCACCGGCACGGCATCGAGAACGTGCAGATGCTGGTCAATCTCCTGCTGATGCGCGGCAATATCGGCAAGCCCGGCGCCGGCATCTCGCCGATCCGCGGCCATTCCAACGTGCAGGGCCAGCGCACGGTCGGCATCACCGAAAAGCCCGACCTGATCCCGGTCGAGAAGTTCGAGGAATTCTACGGCTTCACGGTGCCGAAGGAGAAGGGGCTCGACACGGTCGAGGCCTGCCAGGGGATTATCGACGGATCGGTGAAGGGGTTCGTGGCGCTCGGCGGCAATTTCTCGCGCGCCGTGCCGGAGACGCGGCTGGTCGAGCAAGCCTGGCCGAAGATGCGGCTCAACGTCCAGATCGCGACGAAGCTCAACCGCAATCACCTGCTGACCTCCGAGATCAGCTACATCCTGCCCTGCCTCGGCCGCATCGAGCGCGACCTGCAGGCGGGCGCCGAGCAGACCGTCTCGGTCGAGGACTCGACCGCCTGCATCCACGCATCGAACGGGCTGCGAGAGCCGGCCTCGAAGGAACTGCTATCCGAGCCGAAGATCGTCGCGGAACTCGCCAAGGCAACGGTTCCGGGGCGCTCCACCGTGCCGTGGGACGAATGGACGGCGGACTATGCCAAGGTGCGCGACGCGATCGAGCGCGCCTACCCGACGGACTTCAAGTATTTCAACCAGCGCTTCCGGCAGCCGGGCGGGTTCCATCGCGACATCGGCGCCGCCAAGCGCGAATGGCGGACGGACACCGGCAAGGCGAACTTCAAGACGCCGGAAGGCTTCGACGTCAATCCCGACATCGACACGCGGCCGCAGGACGTGCTGCAGCTAATGACGGTCCGCTCCAACGACCAGTTCAACACCACGATCTACGGCTATGACGACCGGCTGCGGGGCGTCAGCGGCACGCGGATGGTGATCCTGATGAACGAGGCGGACATGCGCCGGCTGGGCTTGCGGGACGACGACCGCGTCGATGTCGAGACGCATGCCGACGACGGCGTGTCGCGGCGTGTCGAGGACTACCGCGTTCACGCCTTCTCGGTGCCGAAGGGCAATGTCGCCGGTTATTATCCGGAGCTGAACGCGCTGATGCCGCTCTGGCACCATTCGCGCCGGGCGCATGTGCCGGCGGCCAAGTCGATCCCGGTGCGGCTGATCAAGCGGCCCGCCGCCTGACCGGGAGCGGCCGGTCCGGTATCAGGCCGGCCGCCACCGCCACACCGAGACCTGTTTGATTTCGGCATCTTCCAGGGCCCGCGTCACCGGCACAGCGTAGGTGGCGAGACGCTCGAGCCGGTCGCGGGGCAAATAGGCCCGTCCGGGGTCGCCGACGAGGATCGTGACGCCCCCGCGGGCGAGATCGTCGAACCACGGGATCAGCCGTGCGGCGAGTTCGCGGTCGAAGAACACGTCGCCGGCCAGCAGCATGTCGGCCGCCACGGCGCCGCCGATCCTGTCGCTTCCGTCGAAACCGATCGCGACGCCGTTCAGGTTGGCGTTGAGGCGGATAGCGTCGCCGCAGAACGGATCGGTGTCGACAGCGGTGACGACGGCGGCGCCCGCCATCGCCGCGGCGATGGCCATTAGGCCTGAGCCGGCCGCGAAGTCGAGGACGGTGCGCCCGGCGACGCAGTCCGGGTGGTCGAGCACATGCCGCGCCAGCCCCTGGCCGCCGGCCCAGGCAAATGCCCAGAACGGCGGCGGCAGGCCGATCGCATCAAGCTCGGTCTCGGTCTTCTGCCAGAGGCCATGGGCCTCGTCGGCGAGATGAAGACGGATCTCGGGAACGTGTGGAGGGCGGAGGATGGCCGTGTTGGCACGGATGAAGTCGTCGCGCTTCATCCGTACCGTCGTCCCATGCGGGTGACGGTAAGGCGGCTCAGCCCTCGGCCTTCACCCTGTCGCTCTCGGCGCGGAGCTTGTCGATCAGGATCGAGGCGTCCGCCTTGGACAGGCCCGCATCGAATTCGTGGCCGGTCTCCTCGCAGAGCGTCTTCAGATAGGAGCCCTGCGCGCCGGTCATCGGCTCGCCGCCGGTGGTCCATTCCGCTGGGTCCTTCTCGGTGTTCGAGGTGTTGTCGTTCTTCGGGTCGGGCGTTGCCATGGTTGATCTCCGGAGATGATGTTGTTCCGGAAATGTTCTTCGCCGGTGCTGGTTCCGCCCTGCGACCGAGCAACGCGCCTCAGCCCTTCGCGGCCTTGGCCGGGTCGAGCCCGCCCATCTCGCAGACCCTGGCAAACTCGGCCTCCGTCACCGGCTGGACCGAGAGCCGGGAATTGTTGACCAGCACCATGTCCTTCAGCGCCGGCTCGGCCTTGGCCGCATCGAGCGTGACGGGGTTCGGCACGTCCATCACCGCTTTGATGTCGACGCACTCCCACTTGCCGTCCGGGGCGGTCGAATCCGGATGCGCCTCGGCGACCACCTCGACGATGCCGACCACCGCCTTGCCCTCGTTGGAGTGGTAGAAGAAGCCGCGGTCGCCGACCGCCATCTCGCGCATGAAATTGCGCGCCTGGTAGTTGCGGACCCCGTCCCATTCCTGGCCCTTGGCGCCGGCCTGCTTCTGCTGGTCGAAGGACCATTTCTCGGGCTCGGACTTGAACAGCCAGTAGCGCATGATGGTGCTCCCGTTCAGCCGGCGGCCGGGTTCTTGATCGCCCAGTTCCAGGGCCGCACGGTGACGGTCTCGAACAGGCCGGCGACGGCATAGGGGTCGCGGTCGGCAATTGCCTTGGCCGCTTCGCGGCTGTCCGCCTCGATCACCACCATGCTGCCGCAGGGCTTGTCGTTCTCGTCGAGGAACGGGCCGGCGAATTTCAGCGCGTCGCCGAGGCCGTTCAGATGGGCCAGATGCTCCGTCCGCGTGTCCATGCGCAGTTGCAGGGAGTTCGGCTTGTCGTCGCAGAGCAGGGCATAGAGCATCGGGTTTTCCTCGGGTCAGTTCTGGTTGAAGGCGGCCGCATGGCCGCGGCGGCAAATTAGCGAGCCTGGGGCGGGCATCAATCGAATTCGCGCTTCAGCGGACGCGCCAAGAGCGCCTGCACCGCCTCGCCGACATCCATGCCGCCGGCAAGGATCTTCGCGACCGTGGCGATGATCGGCGCATCGATGCCGCGCTCTTCGGCGAGCCGGGCGGCGATGCCGGCGGTGTGGACGCCCTCGGCGAGCTTCAGCCCGGCGCGATCCTCGCCGCGGCCGAGCGCGACGCCATAGGCGAAATTGCGCGATTGCGGGCTCGAGCAGGTGAGGATGAGGTCGCCCAGCCCGGAAAGCCCCATCAGCGTCTCCGGCCGGCCACCGAGCGCGGCGCCCAGACGGCGCAGCTCGACGAAGCCCCGGGTGATCACCGCGGCCTGCGCCGAGGCGCCGAGGCCGCGCCCGGCGACGGCGCCTGCGGCGAGCGCCAGCACGTTCTTGAGGGCGCCGCCGGCCTCGACGCCGCGCATGTCGGTCGCGGCATAACCACGGAACGTTTCGGTCGAGAGCAGCCGCGCCGCCTCGTCGGCGGCCTCGGTCTCGTCGGCGGCGATGGTCACCGCCGTCGGCAGGCCGCGCGCGACGTCGGCGGCAAAGCTCGGGCCGGAAAGGACCGCGAGGCGGTGGCCGGGCAGTTCCTCGGCGAGGATGTCGGAGGCAAAGCGGCCGGTGTCCTGCTCGATGCCCTTGGAGCAGAGCACGACCAGCTGATCCGGGCGCAGATGCGGCTTCAGGGCGGTGGCGGCGGCGCGCAGGCTCTGGGTCGGCACGACCAGCAGCACGATCCCGGCATCGCCGAGCGCGGTATCCGGATCGAGCGTCGCGTGCAGTCCCTCGGGCAGCGTCAGGTCCGGTAGATAGCGCGGATTGCAGCGGTCCGCCTCGATGGCCCGAACGGTGTCGGCGTCGCGGGCGAGGATGGTGACGGCGTGGCCGGCCCGCGCGTAGAGGCTGGCGAGCGCGGTGCCCCAGGCGCCGGCGCCGACGACGGCGAAGCGGCTCATGCCTTGGCTCCCCGGCGGCCGAAGCCGACCAGCGGCACGGCGCCGGCGTCGAGCGGCCAGCGCGAGCGCACCGGCGCCTCCAGCCCGTCGACGAGACCGGCCTCGAAGCGCTCGAGCCCGGCATAGGCGACCATCGCGGCGTTGTCGGTGCAGAGCGCGGCGGGCGGTGCGACGAGCCGGACGCCGGCCTTTCCGGCCTCGGCTTCCAGCGCGGTGCGGATCGCCCGATTGGCGGCAACACCGCCGGCGACGGCCAGCACCGGGTCGGCAAGGTCGGGGAACTCGGCACGGAACCGCTCCAGCGCCCGTCGGGTGCGGTCGGCGAGGCTGTCGGCGGCCGCCGCCTGGAAGCTGGCGCA
It encodes:
- a CDS encoding response regulator transcription factor, whose translation is MSARSILIVDDDDDLRQTLAEQLALHEEFTVLQEPNATKAINTARAGLIDLVVMDVGLPDMDGREAVKVLRKSGFKSPIIILTAQDTDSDTILGLEAGANDYVTKPFRFAVLLARIRAQLRQHEQSEDATFQVGPYVFKPSQKLLVDDKGGKIRLTEKETAIIRYLYRADRRVITRDILLEEVWGYNSGVTTHTLETHVYRLRQKIEPDPSNARILVTESGGYKLVP
- a CDS encoding YciI-like protein, with protein sequence MLYALLCDDKPNSLQLRMDTRTEHLAHLNGLGDALKFAGPFLDENDKPCGSMVVIEADSREAAKAIADRDPYAVAGLFETVTVRPWNWAIKNPAAG
- a CDS encoding methyltransferase — translated: MKRDDFIRANTAILRPPHVPEIRLHLADEAHGLWQKTETELDAIGLPPPFWAFAWAGGQGLARHVLDHPDCVAGRTVLDFAAGSGLMAIAAAMAGAAVVTAVDTDPFCGDAIRLNANLNGVAIGFDGSDRIGGAVAADMLLAGDVFFDRELAARLIPWFDDLARGGVTILVGDPGRAYLPRDRLERLATYAVPVTRALEDAEIKQVSVWRWRPA
- a CDS encoding FdhF/YdeP family oxidoreductase, with amino-acid sequence MDRSEITDKPTIEPYDEPTGGWGSVKSLVTHAASEGLLASTLWTTLQKQNKPDGYACVSCSWAKPANPRAFEYCENGAKATIWEITPKRCDREFFARHRVSELLNWTDHELEKQGRLTTPMRYDRSLDQYVPVKWEDAFREIGAELNQLDPESVVFYVSGRASLEASHMWQLFARIYGSNNLPDSSNMCHESTSVGLPESIGSPVGTVTIEDFDQCDMMFFFGHNTGTNAPRLLHWVHDARKRGVPVITFNPLPERGLMRFKNPQSPIEMLSSDEGVKMSSDYFQLNGGGDIAAMTGIGKALLDLDDAAKTAGKKRVLDTAFIEEHCHDFESFEAFLRAADWGEIERCSGLTRDDLEHVARVYSKAEKVIANYGMGLTQHRHGIENVQMLVNLLLMRGNIGKPGAGISPIRGHSNVQGQRTVGITEKPDLIPVEKFEEFYGFTVPKEKGLDTVEACQGIIDGSVKGFVALGGNFSRAVPETRLVEQAWPKMRLNVQIATKLNRNHLLTSEISYILPCLGRIERDLQAGAEQTVSVEDSTACIHASNGLREPASKELLSEPKIVAELAKATVPGRSTVPWDEWTADYAKVRDAIERAYPTDFKYFNQRFRQPGGFHRDIGAAKREWRTDTGKANFKTPEGFDVNPDIDTRPQDVLQLMTVRSNDQFNTTIYGYDDRLRGVSGTRMVILMNEADMRRLGLRDDDRVDVETHADDGVSRRVEDYRVHAFSVPKGNVAGYYPELNALMPLWHHSRRAHVPAAKSIPVRLIKRPAA
- a CDS encoding L,D-transpeptidase, with protein sequence MRARNRTIVVRRAPGAPQRGIVSAGNLRLPCALGRSGTTVRKREGDGATPVATMALMSAWFRPGRMPLPATRLAVRRTRSGRDGWCDAPTHAAYNRPVRLPFPASAESMARDDRLYDFVVVLDWNMRRRGRGLGSAIFLHIARPGYPPTAGCVAVSPTDMLRLAPLLSTRTRLRVER
- a CDS encoding NAD(P)H-dependent glycerol-3-phosphate dehydrogenase, with translation MSRFAVVGAGAWGTALASLYARAGHAVTILARDADTVRAIEADRCNPRYLPDLTLPEGLHATLDPDTALGDAGIVLLVVPTQSLRAAATALKPHLRPDQLVVLCSKGIEQDTGRFASDILAEELPGHRLAVLSGPSFAADVARGLPTAVTIAADETEAADEAARLLSTETFRGYAATDMRGVEAGGALKNVLALAAGAVAGRGLGASAQAAVITRGFVELRRLGAALGGRPETLMGLSGLGDLILTCSSPQSRNFAYGVALGRGEDRAGLKLAEGVHTAGIAARLAEERGIDAPIIATVAKILAGGMDVGEAVQALLARPLKREFD
- a CDS encoding EVE domain-containing protein, producing MRYWLFKSEPEKWSFDQQKQAGAKGQEWDGVRNYQARNFMREMAVGDRGFFYHSNEGKAVVGIVEVVAEAHPDSTAPDGKWECVDIKAVMDVPNPVTLDAAKAEPALKDMVLVNNSRLSVQPVTEAEFARVCEMGGLDPAKAAKG
- a CDS encoding DUF3072 domain-containing protein, with product MATPDPKNDNTSNTEKDPAEWTTGGEPMTGAQGSYLKTLCEETGHEFDAGLSKADASILIDKLRAESDRVKAEG